The sequence ACGCGCTCCCGCACTGGCCTGACGCCAACCGAAGCGGCACTGGAGCTGGAACCGCATGCGGCAACCATGGCGGCCGCGGCCGATGCCCTTGTCCGCGCCGCCTCGGGCGAAGCGCGCGAGGATCGCGGCACGGTCCGGCTGACGGCGAGCGAGGTGGTCGGCACCGAGATCCTGCCGGCCATCCTGCGGCCCTTCCTCGAGCGGCATCCGCATATCGCCATCGAGCTGGTGGTATCCAACCGCAACGAGGACCTGATGCGGCGCGAGGCCGACATCGCCGTCCGCATGGCGCGGCCGACCCAGGGGGCACTGCTGGCGCGGCGCATCGGCGCGGTCGATATCGGCCTGCATGCGCATCGGCGCTATCTCGCGCAGCGAGGCACGCCGAAGACGCTGGCCGAGCTCTCCGGCCATGCGTTGATCGGCTATGACCGCGATTCCCCGGCCATCCGCGCCCTGCAGAAGCTCGGCCTGCCGCTGACGCGAGACATGTTCAGCCTGCGCACCGACAGTGACACGACGCAACTCGCCGCGATCCGCGCCGGCCTCGGGATTGGCGGCTGCCAGAGCCGTCTCGCGGCGCTTGATCCCGATCTGGTGCATCTCGTGCCGGAAGAATTCGCCTACCCGCTCGAATGCTGGGTCGCGATGCATGAGGATCTCGGCACGGTGCGGCGGATGCGGCTGGTCTTCGATCATCTGGTCGCGGGGCTCAGCAACTACGTCGCCGGCAGGCCGCTGGCAGGCTGACACGCGATCGGCGTACGGAAAGAGCCCGCAAGACAGTGCGAGGCCACAAACACTCAGAGATCAGTCATTTCAGGGGGAGGTGCAAATTTTGGTACGCCCAAGGGGAATCGAACCCCTGCTTTCGCCGTGAGAGGGCGACGTCCTGACCGCTAGACGATGGGCGCGGATCCGTTTGCTGCGGATGACGGCGATATACCGGGTGATCGGAACCTTGGCAAGCCATCTCGCCAAGGTTCTTCGCATCTCCCTGTGCAGAACTTCGCCGCAGGGAGGCCAAATGGCGGAAATCCTACGGCGTGACGCCCAGCGTGATGTTGCGCAGGACCTTGCCCGTATTGATGTTGAGGATCACGACGCGGGTGTCGCCGGCGGCATCCAGCGTCAGGGCCAGTTGGTCGCCGTTCAGCGACGAGGAAATGACCCGCGACCCGGCCGGAATCGCTTGCTCGATGCGAAGCTCGGCCGACGATGGCGTGAGACCGGACTTGCTTCCGCCGGGGCCGATCCGATAGATGACGGCGAACAGCACGGCGACGAAGCCGAGCACCACCGTCAAACTCGATACCAGGATCAGACGTCTCAGCTTCAGCCGGACGCGCTCGACGGCGGGATCGAGGGGCGTATCGCCGCCGGGCTGCTGCGCGCCGGGCTGGTTCGAAGAGGAAGTAGAGTTGACCATGGATCAGTTTCCGGATGACGGCGAGGAAATCGTCGACCTCGTGGTCGAACCGGACGCGGCAGGCCGTCGCCTCGACGCCTATCTGGCCACCGCGATCGCCGAGCTTTCCCGCAGCCGCCTCAAGGTGTTGATCGAGGCCGGCCACGTCTCTATCGGCGGCGCGACCATAGTGGAGGCCAAAAAGGCGGTCAACGCGGGCGACGTCATCCGCGTCGCCGTGCCGCCGGCCGTCGCACCGGAGCCGGAAGGCGAGCCGATCCCGCTCAACGTCGTCTATGAGGACAGCGACCTGCTCGTCATCGACAAGCAGGCAGGCCTCGTGGTCCATCCGGCCGCCGGCAATTGGTCGGGCACGCTGGTCAACGCGCTGATCGCCCATTGCGGCGACAGCCTTTCCGGCATTGGCGGCGTGCGCCGGCCGGGCATCGTGCACCGGCTCGACAAGGACACGACCGGGCTGATGGTGGTGGCCAAGAACGACCGCGCCCACAAGCGCCTCGCCAACCAGTTCGCCGACCATGGCCGCACCGGCCCGCTCGAGCGCGGCTATCGCGCCATCGTCTGGGGCGTGCCGTCCCTGCCCTATGGTCTCGTCGACGCGCCGATCGGACGTTCGCCGACCAGCCGGCTGAAGATGGCCGTGCTGAAGACCGGCGGCAAGGAAGCGATCACCCACTATACGGTGCAGGACCGCTTCGGCGACCCGAAGAACCCGATCGCCAGCCTGATCGACCTGCGGCTGGAAACCGGCCGCACGCACCAGATCCGCGTCCACATGGCGGCCATGGCGCATCCGCTGATCGGCGACCAGGAATATGGCAAGGGCTTCCTGACCAAGATGAGCCTGATCCCGGAGCCGGCGCGCTCGGCGATCGCCTCATTCCACCGCCAGGCACTGCATGCCTGGCTGCTCGGTTTCGAGCATCCGACAACCGGCGAAACCCTGCATTTCGAAAGCGAACCGCCCGAGGATCTGGCCAATCTGATCGAGGCTTTCACCGGACTGTGATGCTTTGGGACCGATGAGTCCTGTTAAACTTGTATTTCGTGCCTATATATCTCCATGCGGGCCAACATGGCCGCGACCGGTGTTGGCTTTCGGGGAACGCCGGCAAGAACGGAGGGGGCACATATGGCTGCCAGAGCAAGTCTTCCTGTCATCGCGTCCGGCGAAGCCGGACTCTCACGCTATCTCGACGACATCCGCCGCTTTCCCATGCTGGCGCCGGATGAAGAATATATGTTGGCCAAGGCCTACAAGGAACATGACGACCGCAGCGCCGCGCACCGTCTGGTGACGAGCCATCTGCGTCTCGTCGCCAAGATTGCCATGGGCTATCGCGGCTACGGCCTGCCGATCGGCGAGGTGATCTCCGAGGGCAATGTCGGCCTGATGCAGGCCGTGAAGCGGTTCGAGCCTGAAAAGGGCTTCCGCCTCGCGACCTATGCCATGTGGTGGATCAAGGCCTCGATCCAGGAGTACATCCTGCGGTCGTGGAGCTTGGTCAAGATGGGCACGACGGCCAACCAGAAGCGCCTGTTCTTCAATCTGCGCAAGATGAAGAGCCAGATCCAGGCGCTTGAGGAAGGCGATCTGAAGCCGCACCAGGTCGAGCAGATCGCCACCAAGCTCGGCGTCACCACCGAGGACGTCATCTCGATGAACCGTCGCCTTGGCGGCGATGCCTCGCTGAACGCGCCGCTCCGCGCCGACACCGAAGGCGGCGAGTGGCAGGATTGGCTCGTCGACGACAGCGACAACCAGGAAACCATCCTCGCCAACCAGGAAGAGGCCGACAATCGTCGCCAGCTCCTGCGCGACGCGATGGGCGTCCTGAACGACCGCGAACGCCGGATCTTTGAGGCACGCCGCCTCGCCGAGGACCCGATGACCCTCGAGGAACTCTCGTCCGAGTTCGGCGTCAGCCGCGAACGCGTTCGCCAGATCGAGGTCCGCGCCTTCGAAAAGGTGCAGAAGGCCGTCAAAAGGGGCGCTCGGGATCTCGAGCGCAACCATGGCGAGGACGAGCTCGCCGCGACCGACGCCTGAGGCTCAGGCGCCGGTCCTGCCGCGTTGGGCGACATTTCTGCCAACGCGAGACACTTTCGACTTTCCTGACAAACGAAACCGTTGCGAAAGCGACGGCGATGTTGTATGCGGCTGATAGGGACGTGCCCCAGCGTAAGCTTAGGCGGGCCACATTGCTCATACAATTCGGTGTCGGGGAACCATCATGGCGCGCGCGCGTCGTCGACTGACCGTCATTGCTGCGCTGGATATGGTCGGCTACTCGGAGCTGATCCAGCGGGATGAGCTCGGCGCGATCCGCGAAGTCCGCTCGATTTATCGCAACCTCGTGCGTCCGACGATTGCCCGCTTTGGCGCCCATATCATCAAGACGATGGGCGATGGCGGCCTGATCGAATTCGCCAGCGTTCTCGACGCCGTCGAGTGGACGATGGCTTTCCAGAACGGCATGGCCGCCCGCAATGCGGCGCGTGATCGCCCGCCGATCGAAGTCCGGGCGGCAATCGTCCTGGCCGACCTCATCCTGACCGACGACGACCGCTTCGGCGCCGCGATCGGCTTTGCCATGCGGCTGCAGACGGCCGCCCCGCCGGGCGGCATCGCCATCACCCATTCCGTGCGCTGGCAGCTGCTGGGCGAGCCCGCCGCCGCGTTCAAGCCGGCTGGTTTCCTGTCCCTGCGCAGCATCCCCTACCCCGTCGAAGCCTGGTTCTGGATGCCCGAGGGCAAGCCTATGCCGCGCCTGGTGCCGACGGCGGGGCAGACGCTGACCCCTGGCAGCCTGGCGGTTCCCGCCCTGAAACCGGCGGAGGCGCCGGATCTCCGCCCGCTCACGGTGGTGCTGCCTTTCGACGACCTGTCGCCGCGCGCCGATCATGAATCCTTCGCCGATGGCGTGGTCGAGGAAATGACCGCGACGCTGTCGCGCGTGCGCGACATCCGCGTCGTCGCCCGCAATTCCGCCTTCACCTACAAGGGCAAGCCGACCGACGTGCGCTCGCTCGGCCGCGATCTCGGCGTGCGCTACGTGATCGAGGGCAGCGTGCGCCAGTCCGGCGAGGTGCTGCGCGTCACCGCCCAGCTGGTCGAGGCCGAAACGGGCGCGCATCTCTGGTCCGGCCGCAAGGACGGCACCATCCACGACCCGCTGACGCTGCAGGACGATGTCGCGACGCTGGTCGCCGGCGCGCTCCGCCCCGCGATCCGGACGGCCGAGATCGAACGGGCCAAGCGCAAGACCGCCGAGACGCTGAAGACGCACGACCTGATCCTGCAGGCCATGCCGCATTTCTGGGCCCATCGGCGCGAGGACAACGCCGCCGCCCTGGCGCTGCTGGAGAAGGCGCTGGCGATCGATCCCCGCTCCAGCGGCGCGCTCAGCCTGAAGGGCTGGTGCCTCAGCCAGCAGATCACCTATCTCTGGTCCGAGGATCCCATCCGGGATCGCGCCGAGGCCATCGAGCTCGCCGAACTGGCCGCGGAACTGGCGGAGCCGGACCCGCTCGTCATGACCGCGATCGGCGCCACCTTCTCCATCCTGCAAACCGACCAGTCGCGGGCACTGCTCTTCATCGAGCGGGCGATCGCGCTGGACAGCACCTTCGCCTGGGCCTGGACCCGGCTGGGTTACGCGCAGGCCTATTCGGAGCGACCGGAACTGGGCATAGAGAGCTTCGAGAAAGCCATCGCGCTGAGCCCGGAAGATCCGATCCAGTTCAATGCCTTCGCCGGCATGGCCACCTGCCACTTCTTGCTCGGGCATTATGCCGAGGCGGCGCATTGGGCAGCGCAGGCACTGCATGGCCGCCCCGGCATGGTCTGGGCCTATCGCCTGCTCGCGACCTCGGCAGCCCTTGCCGGCCAGACGAGCCTGGCGCGGCATGCCGTGCGCCGGCTGCTGGCCGAGAACCCGGCGCTGACCCTGGCCGGCGTGCGCGCAGGCATCCAGAACCTCGCCGGCCCGGCGCTCGACCGATACATGGAAGGCCTGCAGATGGCGGGCCTTCCCGATTAGGCGCCGCGAGCCGATCAACCCAGCCCTCCGCTGCTGGGACTGAGGGCTGGGTCAAGGTTTCGTCTGAAACGATTAGCGCGGTGCGATCGCGTAGCTGTCGATCGGCGGGACCGTGTCCAGCAGCCCCCTCGCCTTCATGAACGCGGCGAAGCGGTCATAGCGGCCGATGTCGAGCGCGGCCGGACGCTTGGCGAAGCGCGGCAGGGTCGCCGCGAACGACTCGCGGTTCAGCTTGTCATCCAGTTCCTTGTGCGACTTGACGAACATCGCCAGCGCCTCGTCCGGATGATTGGTCAGGAAGATCGTCGCGTCCTCGACGGCGGCAAGGAAGCGGGCCATGCGCGGGTCGCCGCGCAGTTCGTTGCGCGTCACATAGATCAGTTCATCATATGCCGGCACGCCATGCTCTTCCGGGAAGAAGGCGACGCCCGGCTTGCCCTCGATGCCAAGCTGGATCAGCTCGACATTGCGATAGCCGTCGATGACCGCATCGACCTGGCCGGACATCAGCGAGGTCGAGAGGTTGAAGTTGACGTTGACCATCTCGACGTCCTTCTCGCTCAGGCCGACCGAGTTGAGGATCGCGCCGATATAGGCGTTCTGCAGGCTGGCGACGGAATAGCCGACCTTCTTGCCCTTGAGATCGGCAAGCGACCGGATCGGCCCGTCCTTGAGCACGATCAGCGCGTTGAGCGGCGTCTCGATGAGCGTGCCGATGCGGGTGAGCGGCAGGCCTTCCTTCACCTGAAGCATCAGGTCGGGCTGATAGGTGATGGCGATGTCGGCCTGCCCGGCGGCGACCAGCCTGGGCGGCGCCGAGGCGTCGGCCGGCGCGATCATCTCGACGTCGAGGCCATGCTTTTCGAAGAAGCCGGCTTCCTCGGCGATCACCAGCGGGGCGTGATCGGGATTATAGAACCAGTCGAGCAGCACGGTGAGCTTGTCGGCCGCCTGGACCGGTCCGATCGTCAGAGCCGCTGCCAGACCGAGCGCCGCGAGCCGGATGAAGGGTTTCATGCGTTTTCCTTTGCAGATGCAGAACGTTAGCGGAGGGTTTCTGGCGCCCAGGGGGCGATATGGCGGGTGGCGATCTCGACCACGGCGCGGACCAGCACGGCCATGGCCGCGAGGATGACCAGCGCGGCGAAGACGACGTCGGTCTGCGCGCGGCCGTTCGCCATCAGCATGGCGTAGCCGAGCCCGGACGAGGCGCCGACCCACTCGCCGATCAGCGCGCCGACCGGCGCATAGACGGCGGCAACCCGCAGGCCGGAGGCCAGCGCCGGCAAGGCGTCGGGCACGCGTAGATAGAGAATCTCCTGCCAGCGCCTGGCGCGATAGAGCCGGCTCAGGTCGATGAGCCCGGCCTCGGTGCGGGCCAGACCGTCATGAAAGGCCGAGGCCACGGGGAAGAAGATGGCGATCGTGGCCATGACGATCTTCGAGCCGATGCCGAAGCCGAACCAGAGGACGAGCAGCGGCGCGATGGCGAAGACCGGAAAGGCCTGGGTGACGATCAGCAGCGGCATCAGGATGCGGCGGATCGTCGGCACGAAGGTCATGACCAGCGCCAGCATGATGCCTGCCAGCGCGCCGGTGATCAGCCCGGATACGGTCTCGATGAGGGTGGTGACGGCATCGCGCCGCCAGAGATCGGGGCGCTCGACCAGCGCGCGCCAGACGCGAGAGGGCGGCGGCAGCATGAAGGGCGGCGGCGCGAAGACGAGGATCACCGCCTGCCAGATGGCGACCAGCGCCACGGCGACGATAAGGGCCCGCAGGACGCCGGCCATCCAGCCGCGCCGCTTGTCTCCCGCCTCAAACTCAGCCCTTGCCACCATGGCGAAGCCGCTCCTCCGGAATACGGACGAGGCCATGCCTATAGCGATGGGGACGAGCAGACGTCGTGAACCAGCTTCCCGTCCCTTCGCCGGCATGACCCGGATCAGGTTCGAAGGGTTCGGCCCTAGGCCATCTCAGCTCGCGTCCGCGAACACCCCTCGGAATGGCCGGAGCATGGCCGAGGACGCGGCGCGGTGCAAGACCCCTCGCTGACCAGCTTCTATGCGGTGCCGTTGAGCGGGGTCGGGCCGAGATGGACGCGAAGGGAAGCGGGACGGCATTCGACGCGGAAGTGCCGCGTCTTCACGGGTTCGCCGTCGAGGTTGATGTGCAGAGCCTCGTGCGAATCGAATTCGATCCAGGAACTTCGCGTCTTGACCTGCAGGCTTTCTACCGCCGCCGCGCCCTGCAGCAAGAGCTGCGTGAAGGCATCGAGGCGGGCGTCGCCCGCCAGTTCCGGCAGGATGGCGAGATCGAGCAGGCCGTCGTCGAGGCGGGCCTCGGGGCACAGCACGATGCCGCCGCCGGCCTGGCGGCCATTGCCGATGGCGAGCGCCAGGAAGCTGCCTTCCCACTCGAAGCCCTCGGCGCGGAAGCGGCCCTGACTGGCGGAGAGCTCGCGAAACCGCGTCACGCCGGTCACGACATAGGCGAGCCCGCCGAGGCGTCGCTTCAGGTCGGGATCGGTCTCGACCGTGACGCGCGAGCCGAAGCCGCCCGAGACGAGATTGACGAAAACCCGACCGTTCAGGCTGCCGACATCGATGCGCGAGGCCGGCGCCTCGACGACCAGCCGAAGCGCCGCGGTCAAATCATCGACGGGAATGTTGGTGGAATGCGCGAAATCGTTGGCGGTGCCGAGCGGCAGGATGCCGAACGTGCAGGACTCCGGCGGCTCCGCGCCAAGCGCCGAGGCGAAGACCTCGTTGACCGTGCCGTCACCACCGCCAGCCACGATGCAATCGATCGCGCCGCGATGGGCGTCGGCAACGGCGTCGCGGGCGAAACGTCCAGCGTCGCCCGCCTCCCAGGTGACGCGGACCTCAACGACATGGCCATCGGCGCGAACCGCGCCGACCGCCTCGCGGACGCGAGGATCCCGCGCCGCCTTGCCATGCAGGATGAGCCGGATCTTCATGGTTCATCCTGCCGGGTGGGAGATTACTTGTTGCCCCAGGCGGTCATGGCCTTGTCGAAGACCCGCTGGCCGGGCGTGCCCTTCTCGAAGGTCAGGATCGCGCGCTGATCGTTGTTGTAGACGATCGGCAGGTCGATCCAGTTGCGCTCGCGCATGAGCGCGACGTTCTGGGCGAGCGGGCCGGCGTCGTTGGAGAAGGCGATCCAGAAGAAGCCGTCGGCAACCTTCGCCGCGGCGCCATCGAGCGGCTGGCCGCGCGATTCCTCCGTCGGCTTCATCACCAGCGCCGGCACCGACTTGATGCCGCCGCCCGCGAAATTGGCCGGCGTATCGACGACGATCTCGACGAGATGGCTGGCCGGAAGCGCCGGGTCGTTGTTCTTCCGGATGTTCAGCGTCACCTTCATGTTCTTTTCG is a genomic window of Kaistia defluvii containing:
- the rpoH gene encoding RNA polymerase sigma factor RpoH, which encodes MAARASLPVIASGEAGLSRYLDDIRRFPMLAPDEEYMLAKAYKEHDDRSAAHRLVTSHLRLVAKIAMGYRGYGLPIGEVISEGNVGLMQAVKRFEPEKGFRLATYAMWWIKASIQEYILRSWSLVKMGTTANQKRLFFNLRKMKSQIQALEEGDLKPHQVEQIATKLGVTTEDVISMNRRLGGDASLNAPLRADTEGGEWQDWLVDDSDNQETILANQEEADNRRQLLRDAMGVLNDRERRIFEARRLAEDPMTLEELSSEFGVSRERVRQIEVRAFEKVQKAVKRGARDLERNHGEDELAATDA
- a CDS encoding RluA family pseudouridine synthase, producing MDQFPDDGEEIVDLVVEPDAAGRRLDAYLATAIAELSRSRLKVLIEAGHVSIGGATIVEAKKAVNAGDVIRVAVPPAVAPEPEGEPIPLNVVYEDSDLLVIDKQAGLVVHPAAGNWSGTLVNALIAHCGDSLSGIGGVRRPGIVHRLDKDTTGLMVVAKNDRAHKRLANQFADHGRTGPLERGYRAIVWGVPSLPYGLVDAPIGRSPTSRLKMAVLKTGGKEAITHYTVQDRFGDPKNPIASLIDLRLETGRTHQIRVHMAAMAHPLIGDQEYGKGFLTKMSLIPEPARSAIASFHRQALHAWLLGFEHPTTGETLHFESEPPEDLANLIEAFTGL
- the yegS gene encoding lipid kinase YegS → MKIRLILHGKAARDPRVREAVGAVRADGHVVEVRVTWEAGDAGRFARDAVADAHRGAIDCIVAGGGDGTVNEVFASALGAEPPESCTFGILPLGTANDFAHSTNIPVDDLTAALRLVVEAPASRIDVGSLNGRVFVNLVSGGFGSRVTVETDPDLKRRLGGLAYVVTGVTRFRELSASQGRFRAEGFEWEGSFLALAIGNGRQAGGGIVLCPEARLDDGLLDLAILPELAGDARLDAFTQLLLQGAAAVESLQVKTRSSWIEFDSHEALHINLDGEPVKTRHFRVECRPASLRVHLGPTPLNGTA
- a CDS encoding ABC transporter permease — its product is MAGVLRALIVAVALVAIWQAVILVFAPPPFMLPPPSRVWRALVERPDLWRRDAVTTLIETVSGLITGALAGIMLALVMTFVPTIRRILMPLLIVTQAFPVFAIAPLLVLWFGFGIGSKIVMATIAIFFPVASAFHDGLARTEAGLIDLSRLYRARRWQEILYLRVPDALPALASGLRVAAVYAPVGALIGEWVGASSGLGYAMLMANGRAQTDVVFAALVILAAMAVLVRAVVEIATRHIAPWAPETLR
- a CDS encoding adenylate/guanylate cyclase domain-containing protein, giving the protein MARARRRLTVIAALDMVGYSELIQRDELGAIREVRSIYRNLVRPTIARFGAHIIKTMGDGGLIEFASVLDAVEWTMAFQNGMAARNAARDRPPIEVRAAIVLADLILTDDDRFGAAIGFAMRLQTAAPPGGIAITHSVRWQLLGEPAAAFKPAGFLSLRSIPYPVEAWFWMPEGKPMPRLVPTAGQTLTPGSLAVPALKPAEAPDLRPLTVVLPFDDLSPRADHESFADGVVEEMTATLSRVRDIRVVARNSAFTYKGKPTDVRSLGRDLGVRYVIEGSVRQSGEVLRVTAQLVEAETGAHLWSGRKDGTIHDPLTLQDDVATLVAGALRPAIRTAEIERAKRKTAETLKTHDLILQAMPHFWAHRREDNAAALALLEKALAIDPRSSGALSLKGWCLSQQITYLWSEDPIRDRAEAIELAELAAELAEPDPLVMTAIGATFSILQTDQSRALLFIERAIALDSTFAWAWTRLGYAQAYSERPELGIESFEKAIALSPEDPIQFNAFAGMATCHFLLGHYAEAAHWAAQALHGRPGMVWAYRLLATSAALAGQTSLARHAVRRLLAENPALTLAGVRAGIQNLAGPALDRYMEGLQMAGLPD
- a CDS encoding ABC transporter substrate-binding protein, encoding MKPFIRLAALGLAAALTIGPVQAADKLTVLLDWFYNPDHAPLVIAEEAGFFEKHGLDVEMIAPADASAPPRLVAAGQADIAITYQPDLMLQVKEGLPLTRIGTLIETPLNALIVLKDGPIRSLADLKGKKVGYSVASLQNAYIGAILNSVGLSEKDVEMVNVNFNLSTSLMSGQVDAVIDGYRNVELIQLGIEGKPGVAFFPEEHGVPAYDELIYVTRNELRGDPRMARFLAAVEDATIFLTNHPDEALAMFVKSHKELDDKLNRESFAATLPRFAKRPAALDIGRYDRFAAFMKARGLLDTVPPIDSYAIAPR
- a CDS encoding LysR family transcriptional regulator, whose translation is MMTPSWDHFRSFLAVLGDGSLSKAARGLRLTQPTIGRHIDELEQSLGVVLFTRSRTGLTPTEAALELEPHAATMAAAADALVRAASGEAREDRGTVRLTASEVVGTEILPAILRPFLERHPHIAIELVVSNRNEDLMRREADIAVRMARPTQGALLARRIGAVDIGLHAHRRYLAQRGTPKTLAELSGHALIGYDRDSPAIRALQKLGLPLTRDMFSLRTDSDTTQLAAIRAGLGIGGCQSRLAALDPDLVHLVPEEFAYPLECWVAMHEDLGTVRRMRLVFDHLVAGLSNYVAGRPLAG